The Xyrauchen texanus isolate HMW12.3.18 chromosome 28, RBS_HiC_50CHRs, whole genome shotgun sequence genome has a segment encoding these proteins:
- the cep135 gene encoding centrosomal protein of 135 kDa → MTTSAERKFINLRKRLDQLGYRQPLAIECLPLVEKLFSDLVHTTESLRNAKLAAGKTEKESRNVDAVLEPYKAENGRLVRENNELHLGLLKLREEKDQISRELKAYIRKLDHETSDLKFLNNQYVHKVQSLEKDSKAKTARILQLQEKNMQAVVQTPGGKKRSIPFRRQRMQIDELLPPSCGPTPPSVVQPDDPYIADLLQVADDRIQELQKEVAQLKLDLERAQAGIKHLNTQVGERDKEIERLNRALDGGRPNDVISLEAQNNSNEKLIAHLNLQIEYLQETNRSLEQKIEGLQQRKKTVSSEVADLSARNQELCQELTQIDQLAQQLEKDKEMVLETADTELQEAKKEIQRQQQEIENLEEVISKLRRDMAEGDHEKDHLRNQLLELQEQNEKMEGLMNFLEEEKKRLQDKVERMTQADKEVILELEQMRARHGMCGKDHSPSRLDAFVKSLEEERDYYRQEVERYRRVRGRAEKSPIPSPGRGRSPRGRGSLHGKRDYGDTDLSRALKERDELHSVLLGFEKHMEDIQTRVKLLTAERDQLSTQCQQAQEELRHVHRELESSELQHRIREDSHQTVAELQRITAERDLLRERLKVAQTTALTDREQEEFRIIDLENAIQKLEREKADLRTQVAVLKESRVAVEKELKAQSAVLVQNVEETAQQRAESSALRLLQEQMEQSLSDIQHRLSVKTIELQAAHQQIDKLEEKIGDLSRHGSSQKDEVAALQGAIASLDQEKDALQDAVDQKTESMELLQQEIHRKEKTLAEVRVTVTDLENSLDQLKVALSSREREIASLRRQLDQSQEEFSNISRDREVALRENRRLHDDLATMTRENQAVHEEMQEALNEKDELKLRVHSYISEVARIESMMAAKEQENREILERFRSVHSETEDRELKLQQAEGLNNSIRLELLSSDTERRHLRERVSLQDREIQEHLNALQAYEAQVSSMARTMSRLEEEIQAARADKASVLADLASVRELCVKLDSSKEVTARQLTTKSMELERLTGELEDVRSEAELLKKQLASERLTVRNLETLLSTNRQKEFQTHMSASEKESEVKVLKGRLTLADSKTASHAREVSQLRGKVSQLQTEMDVLKRQLTSERFERERAVQEMRRQGLSFSSLRSSSPLSASHSPRPISPERSILRIPERSIDKTPEKSVSFKD, encoded by the exons ATGACTACCAGTGCAGAGCGGAAGTTCATCAATCTGCGGAAGCGTTTGGATCAGCTGGGCTACAGACAGCCGCTGGCCATTGAATGTCTGCCATTGGTCGAGAAACTGTTCAG TGACCTGGTCCACACCACAGAGAGTCTCAGGAATGCCAAGCTAGCTGCAGGAAAGACGGAAAAGGAAAGTCGGAATGTGGATGCTGTTCTGGAGCCTTATAAAGCTGAAAATGGCCGTCTTGTCAGAGAAAACAATGAGCTACACCTTGGGCTACTAAAACTGAGAGAGGAGAAGGATCAGATCAGCAGAG AGTTGAAGGCATACATCAGGAAACTAGACCATGAAACCTCAGATCTGAAATTCCTCAATAATCAGTATGTGCACAAAGTTCAGTCCCTTGAGAAAGACAGCAAAGCCAAGACTGCACGTATCCTACAGCTCCAGGAGAAGAACATGCAAGCTGTTGTTCAGACACCAG GTGGAAAGAAGCGATCAATTCCATTCAGACGCCAGCGGATGCAGATTGATGAACTCCTCCCACCCTCCTGTGGCCCCACCCCTCCATCTGTGGTACAGCCAGATGATCCCTACATCGCTGACCTTCTTCAGGTGGCTGATGACAG GATCCAGGAGCTTCAAAAGGAGGTGGCACAACTGAAACTTGACCTGGAGAGAGCACAAGCAGGAATCAAACATCTCAACACTCAG gtaggagagcgagataaagagaTTGAGCGTCTGAATAGAGCTCTGGATGGAGGTCGACCCAATGATGTCATCTCTCTAGAGGCACAGAACAACAGCAATGAAAAGCTTATTGCTCATCTGAACCTACAG ATAGAGTATCTGCAGGAGACAAACAGATCCCTGGAACAGAAAATTGAAGGACTGCAGCAGAGAAAGAAGACAGTGTCCAGTGAGGTGGCTGACCTGAGTGCTCGAAATCAAGAGCTATGTCAGGAACTCACTCAGATAGACCAACTCGCACAGCAGCTGGAAAAAGATAAAGAGATGGTTCTTGAGACTGCTGACACAGAGCTGCAAGAGGCCAAG aaagagattcagcgtcaacaGCAGGAGATAGAGAACCTGGAGGAGGTCATCTCTAAATTAAGGCGG GATATGGCAGAGGGAGACCATGAGAAAGACCATCTGAGGAATCAGCTGCTTGAGCTTCAAGAACAGAATGAGAAAATGGAGGGCCTCATGAACTTTTTGGAGGAAGAGAAGAAGAGGCTTCAGGACAAAGTAGAAAGAATGACACAGGCTG ATAAGGAGGTGATTCTGGAATTGGAGCAAATGCGTGCAAGGCATGGGATGTGTGGGAAAGATCACTCTCCATCCCGTCTGGATGCTTTTGTGAAAAGTTTAGAGGAGGAAAGGGATTACTACAGACAGGAGGTCGAGCGATACCGTAGGGTAAGGGGCAGGGCAGAGAAAAGCCCCATCCCTAGCCCAGGTAGAGGGAGGAGTCCTAGAGGAAGAGGCAGCTTGCATGGGAAG AGAGATTATGGAGATACAGATCTCTCACGTGCATTAAAGGAAAGGGATGAGCTGCATTCAGTGCTGCTGGGCTTTGAGAAACACATGGAGGACATCCAGACTAGAGTTAAACTACTGACTGCAGAGAGAGACCAGCTCAGCACTCAATGCCAGCAG GCTCAGGAAGAGCTGAGACATGTCCATAGAGAGCTTGAGTCCTCTGAACTTCAGCACAGGATCAGAGAGGACAGTCACCAGACTGTAGCTGAACTCCAGAGAATCACAGCAGAGAGAGACTTGCTCAGAGAAAGACTCAAG GTTGCTCAGACCACAGCTTTAACAGACAGAGAAcaggaggagtttagaattatTGACCTGGAGAACGCAATTCAGAAG ctggagagagaaaaggctgatCTGCGCACTCAGGTGGCTGTGCTGAAGGAGAGTCGTGTTGCTGTTGAGAAAGAGCTGAAAGCTCAGTCAGCAGTGCTGGTGCAGAATGTAGAGGAGACCGCACAGCAAAGAGCCGAGAGCAGCGCACTAAG gcTGCTGCAGGAGCAGATGGAGCAGTCTCTCTCAGATATTCAGCACAGATTATCAGTGAAGACTATTGAACTGCAGGCAGCCCACCAACAGATTGACAAACTGGAGGAGAAAATTG gtgattTGAGTAGACATGGTTCATCTCAGAAGGATGAAGTAGCAGCTCTGCAGGGTGCAATAGCATCTCTAGACCAAGAGAAAGACGCCCTGCAGGATGCAGTCGACCAGAAGACTGAGAGTATGGAGCTACTTCAGCAGGAGATCCACAGGAAG GAAAAGACTTTGGCGGAAGTCCGGGTTACTGTCACAGATTTGGAGAACTCTCTGGA TCAGCTGAAGGTGGCATTGAGCAGTCGTGAGCGGGAAATAGCTAGTCTGCGCAGACAGCTAGACCAATCACAGGAGGAGTTCTCAAACATCAGTCGAGACAGAGAGGTCGCGCTGAGAGAGAATCGCAGATTACATGACGATCTGGCCACCATGACCAGAGAAAACCAG GCAGTGCATGAAGAAATGCAAGAAGCTCTGAACGAAAAGGACGAATTGAAGCTCAGAGTTCACTCATACATCTCAGAGGTGGCTCGAATAGAAAGCATGATGGCTGCCAAG GAACAAGAGAACAGGGAAATTCTGGAGCGTTTCCGATCCGTTCACTCTGAGACGGAGGACAGAGAGCTGAAATTGCAGCAGGCAGAGGGACTGAATAACTCCATCAGACTGGAGCTGCTCTCATCAGACACAGAGCGTAGACACCTTAGAGAGAGAGTCTCACTGCAGGACAGAGAGATACAGGAG CACTTGAATGCTCTGCAGGCATATGAAGCTCAGGTGTCCTCAATGGCACGAACAATGTCTCGTTTGGAAGAGGAGATCCAGGCAGCTCGAGCTGATAAAGCCTCAGTATTGGCAGACCTGGCTTCTGTCAGAGAACTATGTGTTAAGCTAGACTCCAGTAAAGAGGTCACAGCTCGCCAACTAACAACTAAGAGCATGGAACTTGAGAGG CTAACAGGTGAACTGGAGGATGTGCGCTCAGAGGCAGAGCTTCTGAAAAAACAGCTGGCCAGTGAGCGGCTCACGGTACGCAATCTGGAGACGCTGCTCTCCACCAATCGGCAGAAGGAGTTTCAGACGCACATGAGTGCCAGCGAGAAAGAGTCTGAAGTCAAAGTGCTGAAGGGCCGCTTAACTCTTGCAGACAGTAAAAC AGCTAGTCATGCTAGAGAGGTTTCTCAGTTGCGTGGAAAGGTGTCTCAACTACAGACAGA